In Malus sylvestris chromosome 16, drMalSylv7.2, whole genome shotgun sequence, the following are encoded in one genomic region:
- the LOC126606422 gene encoding FCS-Like Zinc finger 15-like, with protein MVGLSIVLEEGQKGSGVSKKIPQVINKATMVVINKPFSSSSSSSSLLPSPSSPSQITHKSFNFSSHSSSPSFGQPSFLDQCFLCKQKLLPGKDIYMYKGDRGFCSVDCRYRQIFMDEEEIVRKEKQKYCSPSSSSASSDQRKGARNREGGFAY; from the exons ATGGTGGGACTTAGCATAGTATTGGAAGAAGGTCAAAAGGGGAGTGGAGTTAGCAAAAAAATCCCTCAAGTAATTAACAAAGCCACCATGGTTGTCATCAACAAGCCTTTttcctcttcatcttcttcttcttctcttttgcCTTCTCCTTCAAGCCCTTCACAAATAACCCACAAAAGTTTTAACTTTTCTTCTCACTCCTCCTCACCCTCCTTTGGACAACCAAGTTTTCTCGACCAATGCTTTCTCTGCAAGCAGAAGCTCTTGCCTGGCAAGGACATCTACATGTACAa GGGGGACAGGGGATTTTGCAGCGTGGACTGCAGGTACAGGCAGATTTTCatggatgaggaagagattgtTCGCAAGGAGAAGCAGAAGTACTGTtcaccatcttcttcttccgctTCCTCTGATCAGCGCAAAGGGGCCAGAAACCGAGAGGGTGGATTTGCCTACTga
- the LOC126609397 gene encoding uncharacterized protein LOC126609397 → MSEDAKRSVAGALSAKPNSDDRKPSSAVTTPTGKRVIIKSADMFQDMQKEAVDIAIGAFEKHSVEKDVAEYIKKEFDKKHGPTWHCIVGRNFGSYVTHETNHFVYFYLDQKAVLLFKSG, encoded by the exons ATGAGCGAAGACGCAAAGAGAAGCGTCGCCGGAGCTTTGTCGGCGAAGCCCAATTCCGACGACCGGAAACCATCCTCGGCTGTCACAACTCCCACAGGCAAGCGCGTCATCATCAAGAGCGCCGACATGTTCCAGGATATGCAGAAGGAGGCCGTCGACATCGCCATCGGG GCATTTGAGAAGCACAGCGTGGAGAAGGACGTTGCCGAGTATATAAAGAAGGAGTTCGATAAGAAGCATGGACCCACTTGGCATTGCATTGTTGGCCGTAATTTTG GTTCGTATGTGACTCATGAAACAAACCACTTTGTCTACTTCTACTTGGATCAGAAAGCAGTTTTGCTATTTAAGTCTGGTTGA